Genomic DNA from Hordeum vulgare subsp. vulgare chromosome 2H, MorexV3_pseudomolecules_assembly, whole genome shotgun sequence:
TTGCAATAGTCTTCCATAATTGAGTTCCTAATTGACAATTCACTTTGTTTCCAACAGGTCAAGCCATTAGGGATTGCTATCGTTTTCTGGGGACAATCAAAGGCAACGTTAAACTACAACCCTGTGATAATGATGAGGtccttgattttgatggcacgaaAATGGAGTTCCAGAAGTGCAATTACCAAGTTGGTACATTGAAATTAACAAGATTTGTCAAGAGGGGGGTCAAAAATTCAAAGGATTGGGCTATGAACTACCATTTTGTCAGTGCTTTGCAACATCCAGCAGCTATGCAAGTGGAAAATTACTTCCATTCAGAGTGTGTGGACGTTTCTGCAGTGGATGGCTCATTGGACAAATGGCTGGATACCAAGAAAAGCATAGAACTGTTCGATGAAGGCGATATGCGCCCTATCGTAAGAAATATGCTCAGGTGAGTTTTGCCTTAAACTCTGCTATATATGCCTTCCGTTTTCTACACAGTTGTTAAATTTCTTGTTGTTGCCCTATGTAGCCAACTTGTAGGTCTTGTGCAAAGCATAATTGCCCAGAAAAAGTGTCCCACGGATCTTTCAATGGAAGACTTGTATATCAAGCGGCTTTCTCGTGATATACCTAAGCTACAGGTGTTGATACTTAATGGTAGGTGTCTTCTTAAAACAGGAAAACTTTATATGCGTGGATGTTTGGCACTGATTTCACTACACATTAAAATTGACATAAAAAGTTGGTTTTCAGTTTTTGAACAGATATATGATGAAACAATTTAATCATGTGCACCTTGTTATAAAAGGTCATGAATTTATGTTTGAAACAAGCATGGTTGTTAAGAACAACTATAAGATGTATGCCTTAATATTTTGTGCTACGCAAAATAATTAAATTGGTTCAACCTAAACGATGAATATTGTGCTAGCTATTCAAAACATGTGCATTTTGGTCTTTTTGTTAGGACACATATGGTCATTTTGATGGTAGCCTGGCTTGCAGCAGGCTCTGTAACTTAGCTTTGGGCATttacatgttttagcaccaaaccgtgTACGAGTACATTACATTTTGTAGCATTGCCACAATCTATATTTCTTTTTTTACAGTTCCTGCACATTTCTTGTAGTGGAAAAGAGAGGGAGGGGGGTAAAGATTATTGGAGTATATCCAAATAAATGCAGATGTGCATTTGCCATGTGCAAGTACTATATGCACTTGCATTGGGTTTGTACAGATAAATGTTGTCCTATGCAGAAAAAGACAAGGATGAACAGATAAAAATAATAACTCCCAGTTTGTTTGCACACAACATAATGCAGATATTTGCACAAAAACGAGTAATGCGCATAGCACCCAAACTATCTCGACGATTGTGAGGTTTTGTTAcgatgcaaaagaagaaaaggaaaatcatGTGGGTGTGGTGTTTGTTCAAGTGCCGTTTTAGTatgttctttttcttttggtattcTACGATGATACATGTACTAGTAAAATTCATAATTtttgcttcttgatttttttggttTATCGTAGTTGAAAACTTGAGCACTATAGCCGAGGAGCAGGCTTGGAAAAATGTAAGGGGGATTGTTAAAAAGTGGTTTCTCAGGCATGATGTCGATCCAAGCTCGGGCAGTGCAGACTTCATTTCATGTATTAGGATTCGGACAAGAAACACACAAGCTCTCTTGGAGGACCACCCGGTGGAGTAGGATAACATGAAAAACGGCCTATTTCTCGCGGAAACTTACTCGTACTCCCAGCAAGTGTCTCGTAGGATCAATTCATCAGAACTGAAGTGGCCTGTGGAAGCAGATGGAGCAACTACTCCACGGTTGCTGTCGGATTTACTTTTTCATGGAAGGAAATACGCGATGTACAACAAGGAATATGCAAATGACTACGTGAGGCTGCTGAGGAACAGCTACAAGCACTTCAACCCGCTGCCAAAACATATTAAGGTGCGTGATTTAAACTGCCTTCATTTCAGCTGAAGTAGAGTAGTGTTTATAGTGTTAATTGTAGAATCCAAATGGTGAACGGAGTCATCCTAAGTTGGAGGAGGAGCTTGAGTGACAAGAGATTGGATATTAGAAATTCAGCTGAATGTTGTTTTGTTGCAGGAATTGCTTGGAGGCAATACGGATGGACTCCTACGTCAGATCGAAGAGTGGTCGCCTCGTATCTGGCACATCCTGTATGTGGCACTTCACATGCCCTGAGCTCGCTGTAAGTAGAAGACCATGAATATCATACAACATACTGTACTAAACATTTCTGTATCTATCTGATCACAAGCCCTGAAATGTATGTACTCACTCTATTTTTATCCATATACACAGGATGTGTGGTTGCTGACCAAGAAGCCGAGTTGGTGCATGGAATGGAGATGAAATTAAGAGTAGCTTAACTAATGATATAGACTAGATCGCACTGGTTATTGTAATCCTATCTATCAATAGATCTAGTACTTTGTCTTTATTTAGCGGGCTGGTAAACAGACAAACACACAAACGACCAAACAAACAAACTAGAGGAGGATTCTGCTGCCCAGCTTGACGCGACCAACACCAATGTCTTGTACTGGGATATCTCCATCTCCTGGCAATCTTTCCTTGATTGATGGTGCGACATCGTACCGGGGCATCTTCTAAGGaacgatgaatgaatgtattggtgTTGGGGGGTTGAAAATGAAACCAGGAATTGTGTTTGTTTCGTGTCTCAGTTTGAATCAACCTGCAACTGTCTGTCGCAAACACCTGCTCCTGCTCACTCTTGAGGTTCCAACGCAACGGGCACAAGTAGGGAGGGAGATATTCAGCGTAACAGCTACCTACACTGCTGGTGAGATCCGATTAGGCGCTTATGGAAGTTGGAACTGAAATTTTTTGAACTAAAGCAGCCACGACAcatattttgggacggagagagtaCTTCAATGCTTGTTCTGCTGTCTAAGTCTACATACATATACTACCACTTGAGCATTGTGTGCTGCGTTCAGAGGTACTATTTGGTAAACAGGCATGGAggaatactccctctgttcaaaGCTCACATTCTCATTTCTCAAGCATGGAAGATACTCcccctgtaaactaatataaaaccgTGTAGATCAAGCATGGaaggtagtactccctccgtcccaaaattcttgtcttaggttggtttagaaatggatgtatcaaaatactaaaacgtgactagatacattcatatctagacaaatctaagacaagaattttgggatggaggaagTACTATTTTGGTACTTGCCTGGCTGGCTTGCTGTTTGGGACAGCAAGTGACTTTTCAACATGAATCAAGTGATTGATCCTTTCGCTCTGTCGAGTCAAACATCATGAATCATGTTTGCAGCTAAGCATATTTTTTACCACAATCAAAATATAGTCTTTCACTCCAACATACATCCATTGCATAATACTAGTATATTGCTACTTAGACAGGTCCTAAAAAGACCCGCTCATTATGTGACCACTATCTTACTATTATTGATGGCAAGTACAGAAAACAAACCAAGCATCACGCATACGTACTAGTGCATAACATTACAACAGGGGATGTCCACTAATTTAAAAACATGAGCCAATCGTCATCCACAATGTCAGACTGCTGAGCTGGGCTAGTTATGTATGTAATACAATCTTCGTAATACTTCCGTCTTGCTGTTATATGAGAAAACAACGGCTCATTTCAGGCCAAAAGGGACAAATCCAGTTTTTTCCTTGCTCAATCGTAGGGTCTAAAGGGAACAAATCCACCCTGCAAAGTGGCACGCACATAAGTTACTGGGTTTTTTTATCTCGGGAGAGAATTAACCTTACTTTAACAATAAATACATTTATTAGCATACCtttttgtccaacttcaactgatCTGctatctccaccttcttcttagcATAGTCAGCCATGTTCATTGATTTATGCTGAAACAAGGGATCCAATTATATAACAACAACAATCATGACCACATATAAATTCATAGAGAATTTTTTTCAAaacgaaaataaaacaaaatcatAGAGGATTCATTGAGACAATACCCTAGTGAAAGATAACTCATTAAACACAGCCCGAGCCTTTTCCTCTTCATCCTACACAAAGGTCTTATCAATGTCAACAACCTATTGCAGTTAGGTATGTATCACCATGTCAAACATACATGTACAATATCCTACTTACAGTCCGCTTAATGCCACCCTCCAGGACAATAGAGTAAATCTACAAAGGAAAACAGATGAAATTAAACATTTGGCTATATGTTGCACATTCCATTTTCACAACATAAAATCACAGTTAGTGGCTATACAGTTTGTTGCATTGTTACAAAGATATGGCATGCGCCCCCATTGAGTTCAGCACGTAGTATTGGTTTGTGCACATGGAAATTGTCAGACTCATATACATCCCTCACAGCATCTTTGTAAGTTCTCTGAAATATTTGTGAAACCGTAAGAAACACGCAAAATCACAAAAGCATGTCAGCCGTGCTCTATTGCACAAACGTTTTGATGTAGTAGGATGCTAACATTTCCTTTATAGACAAGCCTCCAAATCTGAAAATAGAGGAGATCTATGTCCTTGAGGGACGCATCCATTTTCAGCTCCGTAATGTACTCCTGAATCAAATGGACCAGATTGTGAGTACCACCAGCAAATAACACCACCTCAATTAGCAGAAGACAACATATCCTACATCATAAGCATAACCAGCTAAATCTTCAGTCATATGAGGAATGCCGGTTGCAATCCTCAATGCTTGCCTCCATGCTCTAGTATCCCATTTTATCCACTGAAGTGAAAAgaagttaatgatcatgtgtatgtatATGACTAATTTTGTAATTTTCTGTGGGGCATACTTACATCCTTAGTCCTGCGATCCAGATGCAAATAATCTGCAATCCACTGTTACAAGAAGAAATCTATCACTTTAAAAACATTCCAGCCACTCGTAGTATTTTTCATTCAATAGCTTGATCACATAATGCATACCTTGATTTTCTTTGAAATTTCTGCATAGtacttgacataagcatcatcaatTTTATATGTATGATAACGCGAGCGGTACTCATCGTGATAGCCGTACAGGCTTCCACTCGTACCAGGCAGCTACGAAAAAGAAAGGGACAAGAATCAGATGACACGTCTGAAAAGGCACAAAAGTGCAGATACTTAATGGCTATAGTGTAGTGAGATGACATACTGTCTATAGAAGTAACTGACTAAAGATCCACATTATTTCCTTCTAGTATAGTCTAGCTTGCTAAAAAATAGTAATGTATAACTAAATGACCTTTAACAAGTTAATCCACTGAGACACGGTCGTGATATAATTCAGAAGCAATTCAAACGTCAACTAACTTCAGCAGCCAAATTTAACGGCACAAAATCAAAGAGATAAGAAATTTGAAAATAGTAATGTTTGTCAAAACATATAAGGTAACATAGCTTTGAACCTGGGACTGCTCCCCGCAGTCACAGAAATCATGATATTTTTATCTTCTAATGCTAAACCTCAGCTTTAAAACTAAGGCAATCAAGGAGGTTCAAGAACTAAGTGGGATACCCTTCCTAGCATTTCGTCCCGAGTTAAGGTTACATATGAAACGGCTAAGAACCGACTGATTTTAAGGGATCACTCATTAAAATCAGCAGGAAGGCTTGCCCAAAGTttgaataaacacaaaaaactggCCACCTTTTCGAATCCAACACCACAAGTACTAAGCATCCATCAGTAGCCACAAAGCAAGGGctcaatcatcatcatcatcatcatcatcctctatTAAGAATAAGCTGTCGAAAACAGTTTTAACTCATACCATAAACCCATGGCTCAATATTCTATACTAACGTTGCAGCTGTTGTTGGAGCCACTGAAGCAAAATGAACTACCTCACTGATTGCCGGTTTTCACGGTGTGTTTCGAAATGGTTTCTGAACACCCATGGTTATGATAACGAAACTAGTCAATCGGATGACCAAATGTAGATATAAATAGTACACTTACAAAATTGCGAGGAACAATCCGTTGGTAGTCATTCAATTCAATGTTCTGGATGTCATCACGATGGATGTACCACTCAAAATTTTCATCATTCTCTAATGCCTCAAAGTATGACTCGCGGAGAAGTTCCTCATCAGTGTATTCTTCTAGTTCCTTGAGTTCACGTGCGCGCTCTGGATTTACAACCTACACACAGATGATAAAAACACGAGATAAAATCACCCACGCAAACCAAACCAGAAGACTGAATCAGCTACTATGGCACACAGGTATAAAGTTTAAGATGCACGGTGACTgattgatagggcatgtaggtacCTTGTAATGAGCGATGCGATAGCGTGCAAGGCGCGCTTCTATCTTGTGGTGTTCCTCCCATGTCATATAAAGTGGCAGGTCAGTAGGATAATCGTCCTCCGTCTGAATATTGGCAAGAAAAAGTTGAGAATACTTGGCACGGTCTTCCTCGCTGATAAGGAAGTGCAGCCCGAAACGCtgctcgctttcttcttgtgccGGCTCTGTGTTCAGCAGAAGATCATAATCTTGGCCCGCTTGGAAGGTGTCCTCCATGTCTGTCACATGAGAAATCTGATCTTGCCCCCCTTGGATGGTGCCCTCCATATCTGTCGCATGAGGAATCGGATCTTGACCCCCTTGGATGGTGTCCTCCATGTCTCCATGGCCTTCCTCGCTGATAAGGACGTCCGGCCCGTATCTTTCTCCTTCTGTCGAATCTGTTCTGAGCAGCAGCTCCATGTCTGTCGCATGAGAAATCGAACCTTGGTGCCCTTGGATGGCATCCTCCATGTCTGCCGCGTGGTCGTGGGCAGTGGCAGGAGATGGGGGCAGGTGCTTGCGGCGCCTCTTCTCCCCTGTCCACGCCTTGTTTGTTCCATCGTCGCCCTGCATGTCGATCCAAGGAAGGATACGGccgcgggaggcggcggcggcggtgggaggAGACGGCGGTGAAACCCTGGGTAGACACTTGTCGAGAGATGGAAGGGGGAAGCAGAGCGTGCGGGCTCTTGTTTGTTTGGGGCACTCGGTGGCAGGCCAACGTTAATTTGCTGCACATTGAGGCCTCGTTCAGTATTTGCGTGTTTCAACGAGTATTTTACCACCCGGTATAGAAATTCCGAAAATTCCCTGGCCCATTCGGTATCCCCGTATTGGACCGGTCCATCCCGAACCCTTCATCCCAAAAATTACAACCCGAACCCTCCTAATACTCGCGTGTGAGGAGACCCTCCCCTTCCCGCGCGAAATTTCTCCTCGACTATGACGGCGTAGCCTCCTCCGCCCTCCGCCCTTTGGCCAGAAGTTCGTCGGCGGCTCGCCGTCTTCGTCGACTCCCGTCCAAACCGAGCCAGACCATCTGTGGGTCCTGCCTCGGGTCCCGGGGCTTCTTGGCTCTTGCCACCTGCCATCCACGTCATTCCCTCCGCCGTACACGCCGCCTCAGCCCCTAATGCCTGGGACGTCCAAATCCTTCCGGCAGCCTGGAATTTTCGCCCGTAAGGACTGGTTCCACCTCATCCCCCCTACCCTTTGTCTAGGGTTTTAGTCGTCGGTCTGATCATGGGTGTGCTTCCTTGGACGGAGTTCTTGCTAATATGCTTGCTTGGGGCTATGCAGATGTGAGTTGTTTACATGATAACAAGATCTGGTCTGCAGCTTGTAGTCTAATATGGTTGTGCATTGTAAACAGTAAGTTGAACGAATGCAAATCATCCTCGGTCTTTGGTTGATTGGGGGTTGGAGAGAGTTTCTGATTTGCTTAATCATGGAACGGGGACAACAGTTTTCGTGTACACATTGATGGATTTTTCTCCTCATGACTTATAATTGTTGTATTCTGATTTTTAGGACACGTACTCATGGTTGTGTGTTCAACTTTTCCTTTCGACAGCAACGATCTTAGTAGAAAAGTAGAAAAGAAAATGGCATCTGAATAGATTGATTAAAATGCACCACTACAGGTTTTCTATGGGTTGTTGTGTGTGCGTGTGCTCACCAGACAACTTAAACTGCATCTCTCTTTGAACCTTGATGTCACAAGAGCTATTTTACATATCATCTGATGTAC
This window encodes:
- the LOC123429234 gene encoding uncharacterized protein LOC123429234 — its product is MQGDDGTNKAWTGEKRRRKHLPPSPATAHDHAADMEDAIQGHQGSISHATDMELLLRTDSTEGERYGPDVLISEEGHGDMEDTIQGGQDPIPHATDMEGTIQGGQDQISHVTDMEDTFQAGQDYDLLLNTEPAQEESEQRFGLHFLISEEDRAKYSQLFLANIQTEDDYPTDLPLYMTWEEHHKIEARLARYRIAHYKVVNPERARELKELEEYTDEELLRESYFEALENDENFEWYIHRDDIQNIELNDYQRIVPRNFLPGTSGSLYGYHDEYRSRYHTYKIDDAYVKYYAEISKKIKWIADYLHLDRRTKDWIKWDTRAWRQALRIATGIPHMTEDLAGYAYDEYITELKMDASLKDIDLLYFQIWRLVYKGNRTYKDAVRDVYESDNFHVHKPILRAELNGGACHIFVTMQQTIYSIVLEGGIKRTDEEEKARAVFNELSFTRHKSMNMADYAKKKVEIADQLKLDKKGGFVPFRPYD